Below is a window of Halolamina sp. CBA1230 DNA.
GCTCCCGATGCGCCACCCCGAGCTGTTCAGCCGGCTGGGGATCGAGCCCCCGAAGGGCGTGCTGCTGCACGGCCCGCCCGGCACCGGGAAGACGCTGATCGCCAAGGCCGTCGCCAACGAGATCGACGCCTCGTTCCACACTATCTCGGGCCCCGAGATCATGTCGAAGTACTACGGGGAGTCCGAGGAGCAGCTGCGCGAGGTGTTCGAGGAGGCCCAGCAGGAGAGCCCCGCGATCATCTTCATGGACGAGCTCGACTCGATCGCGCCCCAGCGTGACGAGGCCGGCGGCGACGTGGAGCGCCGCGTCGTGGCCCAACTGCTCAGCCTGATGGACGGGCTGGAGGAGCGCGGGGAGCTGGTCGTCATCGGCGCCACCAACCGCGTCGACGCCATCGACCCCGCGCTCCGTCGCGGTGGCCGCTTCGACCGCGAGATCGAGATCGGCGTGCCCGACACCCACGGCCGCGAGGAGATCCTGCAGGTCCACACGCGCAACATGCCGCTGGCGGAGGACGTGGAGATCGAGGAGCTCGCGGAGAACACCCACGGGTTCGTCGGCGCCGACCTGGAGTCGCTGGCCAAGGAGTCCGCGATGATCGCGCTCCGGCGGTTCCGCCCCGAACTCGACCTCGAGGCGGACGAGATCGACGCGGAGACGCTGGAACGACTCGACGTCACCGAGGCCGACTTCAAGAAGGCACTCCGCGGGATCGAACCCAGCGCACTCCGGGAGGTGTTCGTCGAGGTGCCCGACATCACCTGGGAGGACGTCGGCGGCCTCGAAGGCACGAAGGAGCGCCTGCGCGAGACGATCCAGTGGCCGCTCGACTACCCCGAGGTGTTCGAGCAGATGGACGTCGACAGCGCGAAAGGCGTGCTGCTGTACGGTCCGCCCGGCACCGGGAAGACGCTGCTCGCGAAAGCGGTGGCCAACGAGGCCGAGAGCAACTTCATCTCGGTGAAAGGGCCGGAGCTGCTGGACAAGTACGTCGGCGAGTCCGAGAAGGGCGTCCGCGAGATCTTCAGCAAGGCCCGCGAGAACGCCCCGACGGTGGTGTTCTTCGACGAGATCGACGCCATCGCGACCGAGCGCGGGAAGAACTCCGGCGACTCCGGCGTCGGCGAGCGCGTCGTCTCCCAGCTCCTCACGGAGCTCGACGGACTCGAGGAACTGGAGGACGTGGTGGTCGTCGCCACCACGAACCGTCCGGACCTGATCGACAGCGCGCTGATCCGCCCCGGCCGGCTGGACCGCCACGTCCACGTGCCCGTGCCCGACGAGGACGCCCGCCGCGCGATCCTCGAGGTGCACACCCGCGAGAAGCCGCTGGCCGACGACGTGGATCTCGACGAGATCGCGAGCCGCACCGACGGGTTCGTCGGCGCGGACCTCGAGGCGCTGGCCCGCGAGGCGTCGATGAACGCCACCCGGGAGTTCATCAACAGCGTCTCGCCCGAGGAGACCGTCGAGAGCGTGGGGAACGTCCGCGTGACGATGGACCACTTCGAGGACGCGCTCGACGAGGTGGTGGCCTCCGTCACCGACGACACCCGCGAGCAGTACCAGCAGATCGAGGAGCGTTTCCAGAAGAGCGAACCCGCCGAGGGGACCGAGCCCGCGGCGCCGACGTTCCAGTAACGGCGGCTCGCGGCTCCGGCTTTCCAGTTCGCGGCGTCGATCCCGTTTTCGCCGTTCGTTCCGATCGACTGACTCCGAAGCAGTCACTTCTTCGCGCCCTGCCGGACGGCGTTGACTGCCGCACCGAGCAGCACGACGATGCTGGCGAAGTAGAGCCAGGTGACGAACAGCAGGAGCGCGCCGAGCACGCCGTAGGCGCCGTAGCGGCCAGCGCTGTCGGCGTAGATCCGGAACGCGACCTGGAGGACGACCCAGCCAACGGCGGCGACGACGGCGCCCGGGACCACCGCCCGGATCGACGTGTCGACCGGCGAGAGGACGTAGTAGATCGGGACGAACACGGTCGCCAGCACGACCGCGAGGGCGATCCGCCGCGGGTCGCCGACGACGGGGACGGACAGCGGGACGGTCGGGAGCACGACGTCGACGAACACGACGACCGTGATCGCGAGCACGAGGCCGGCGCCCACGACGATGCCGTTCCGGAACTGCTCGAGCAACGAACTGTCGGGCGCGTCCCGGTACATCTCCCTGACGCCCTGGTCGAGCCCCCGGAACACCCGGAGCGCGCTCCAGGCCAGCACGACGACGCCCACCACCGACGCCGTCCCTCGACCGGCGGTGTCGGTCAGCATCTCGGCCACGGCTCGCTGGCCCGACGACGAGAGCTGCTGACCCATCAGAGCCAGCACGCGGTCGGTCAGGGGTTCGCCGCCGAGGAGCGAGCTGACCGCAACGAGGAGCAGGAGGAGGGGGACGACCGACACGAACGCGTAGTAGGCGACCCCGGCGGCCACGTGCGTGAGGTTCTGCCGGCGCGCGAGAGCGACGACGGCGCGAACGGTCGACGCGGCCGAGTGGAGCCTGTCGGGCACGACCCGTGACACGACGCTCATCGTCGGCGCCACGGGGTGTCGTTATCGTGCCGACAGCACGCCCGTTCGTTCGGCATCCGGGCGGACAGTCCACGAGTCGTCACCCCGGCGAACGGACCACCCCTGGCGGGGAGGCGACGAGCGACGTCTGCCATACACGCACGTCGGGCCCAGCGACGGTTTGTTACGGGAGTCGTACCGGTCTCGAGGCGACGCCTACCGACGCGATCGGCGGGATGTGGGACGCTACGCGTCGGGCAGATCGTACTCGACGCCAGTGAGATCCTCCGAGACCGCCCAGAGGCGATCGGCGGCCGCCTCGTCGGACGACGCGGCGCTCGACTCCTGGATCTCCGGCGCGCCGCGCATGTTCAGCAGGCCGCCGGGACCGACGTACTCGCCGCCGTCGATCCCGTCCTCGGTCGCCGCGTACAGCATCGGCAGCGCGCCCTGAGTGGCCGACTGGCCGAGCAGGGCGTTGGCGGCTTTCATCATCCAGAGCCGCAGCGTCGAGCCCGCCTCCTTGGGCCCGCGAGCCTGGAGGTTCGTGTCGGCGAAGCCGGGGTGGCAGCCGACGCTGGTGACGTTCTCGTCGTCGGCCGCGAGCCGCCGGTCCAGTTCGTAGGCGAAGAGGAGGTTCGCGAGTTTGCTCTGGGCGTAGGCGCCCCACTTGTCGTACGACTCCTCGCCCTGGAGGTCGTCGAACTCGATCTCGCCCTGCTCGTGGACGCCGCTGCTCTGGGTGACTACTCTGGTCTCGCCGTCGGTCGCCCGGAGGTCGTCGAGCAGGTGGCCCGTGAGCGCGAAGTGGCCGAGGTGGTTGACCCCGAACTGGCGCTCGAACCCGTCTTCGGTCTCGCCGCGGGGGACCGCCATCACGCCGGCGTTGTTACAGAGCACGTGCAGCTCGTCGAACCGCTCGCCGAACTGGTCGGCGAAGCTCGCGACCGAGTCCAGATCCGCCAGATCGAGCTCCATCACCGTCAGCGACCCCGCGTCGGGCGCCGACGCCCACGCGGGCGCGTCGGCGAGCGATTCCCGGATCTCCTCGGCGGCCGTCCGCCCGCGGTCGAGGCTCCGGCAGGCCATCACCACGTCGGCGCCGTGGCCCGCGAACGCCGCGGTGGCCTCGTAGCCGAGCCCGCTGTTCGCGCCGGTGACGACGACGGTGCGGCCACGCTGCTCGGATATCGACGAACGGTCCCAGCTCATGGCTGAACGTTTGGTCAGCTCGCTTGGTAACGCTTCCGGTCAGACGCCTCGTCGGAGCGTGAACCCGCCGTCCGTCGCCGTCTCAACGGGGAGGCTTTTACTGGCACGGGCGGAACCCCGAACCATGGCTTCGCTCGTCAGCGCTCTCGTCGTTCTCGGTGGGCTCGGCGGGTGTACGCTGTGTTGGCTGGGGTACCGGGTCCACCGGCTGTCACCACGGTTGGGGCGAGGGGCGTTCACCCTGTTCGCCGGGACGCTCGGCGTCGGCTGCCTGGCAACGGCTCTCGTCGGCCTCGTTCCGGCGGCCGGCGTCGGCATCGGTGGAGCGATATGGCCACAGCTCCCGGTGTGGTTCTGGCTGTTCGCGACGTACCCCTGGTTCCTCTTCACCCTCCAGTACACGGGGACCCGGATCGACGTCGGCGGGCGGACGGCCGGACTGCTGGCGCTGCCGTACGCGTTCGTCGCCCTGCAGCTCGCGCTGAGTCCGGTCGACTCGGGCAACGCCGTCCTGAGTTCGCTGGGCTCGGTGACGTTCATCTACACCGTCGCGCTCGTCGCCGGGGGGAGCTATCTGCTGTGCCAGTCCGCGTCCGCCGCCGGCCACGTCTCGCTCGGTCAGGGTGTCAGCATCGCTGCCGCACCGGTACTCCCGCTGGTCGTGTGGAACACGATGACCCCGCCGGCCGAGATGGCGCCGGGAGGGAGAGCAGCCGTGTTCGCTGCCGGCACCGGTGTCACGACGCTGGCTGTCGCCGTCGCGCTCGCCCGATACGACCTGTTCGGCACGACGCCGGCCATCGGAACGCTCGGGAAACGTGGGCTCGTCGAGGAGACGGACGACCTGATGCTGGTCGTCGACGACCGCGACCGAGTCGTCGAACGCAACGGGACCGCGGCCGACGTGCTCGGAACGGACCGTTCCGAGGCGGCCGGGAGCCCGCTGACCGAGCTACTCGGCCACAGCACCGAGACGCTTCGACGCACGGAGACGGTGTCGGTCGAGACGACCGCCGGCACGCGCCAGTACGACCCGCAGGTGTCGGCGGTCAGTGACCCCCACGGGAACGGGCTCGGCGCGCGCCTCAGCCTCCGGGACGTGACCGATCGCGAACTCCGCGAACAGCGTCTCGCGGTCCTGAACCGCGTCCTCAGACACAACCTCCGCAACGAGGCCGACGTGGTGAAAGCCAACGCCGAAGTGCTCGACGACGAGCCACGGGCGGACGCCATCATCGACGCCGTGGACTCCATCGCCGCGCTCGGTCGCCGGACTCGTCGGATCGACCGGTTCATCTCCGAGTCACACGACGACGCACGGCTCGACGTCGGCCGGGCGGTTGAGCGCGCCGTCGACGACGCCGGCGCCGCGGACGCGGCCGTCTCGGTCAGCGTCGACACCCCTTCGTCCGCGACCGTGGTGAGCAACGAGCGCGCGCTCACCAGTGCCGTCGAGAGCGCCGTCGACAACGCGCTCACCCACGCCGACGACGCCGTCGCCGTCACCGTCACGGAACGGCCGGCCGGGTACACCGTTCGAGTCACCGACGACGGCCCGGGCATCCCCGACGGGGAGCTCGACGCGCTGGCGGCCGGGACCGAACCCAGCCTCGAACACGGCACCGGCCTCGGCCTCTGGCAGCTCAAGTGGGCCGTGATGACGCTCAACGGCGAGCTCTCCTTCGAGACCGACGGCGGGACGACGGTCGAGATCACCGTCCCCGACGGCTCCGAGTCTCACGATCGATAGCCGGCGCCGGACCATCTATCACCCCGCCGGCTGAACGGGCGTTCATGAGCGTGATCCGAACCGACGACCTGCGGAAGTCATACGGCGACGTGGCCGCGCTCGACGGCCTCTCGCTGTCGGTCGAGTCGGGCGAACTGTACGGGCTGCTCGGCCCCAACGGCGCGGGGAAGACGACGGCGATGGAGGTGCTGACCGGGCAGACCCTCGCCGATTCGGGCGAGGCCGCGGTCTTGGAGGTCGACCCCGAGACAGACCCCATCGGCGTCCGCGAACGAGTGGGGATCCTCCCCGAGAAGGAGTCGCCGCCCAGCTTCTCGACGCCGCGGGAGTACTTCCAGTTCGTCGGCGCCGTCCGGGGGATGGCCGACGAGCGCGTCGACGAGGGGACCGAGCGCTGGGCCGAGCGCCTGAGCTTCGCCGAGAAGCTCGACACGCTCTCGACGGATCTCTCGCGGGGCCAGCAGCAGAAGACGATGATCGCCGGCGCCTTTCTCCACGAGCCCGAGGTGGTGTTCATCGACGAACCGCTCGCCAACCTCGACCCCATCGTCCAGGAGCGCGTGAGGCGGTTTCTCACGAGCTACCGCGAGGCGGGCAACACCGTCGTCGTCTCGACACACAACGTCGA
It encodes the following:
- a CDS encoding CDC48 family AAA ATPase produces the protein MKLTVKPLKQKDAGRRLAAVDRVAADEMDLSGGDFIRIEGKQGAAIARVWPGYPEDDGTGVVRIDGRLRQEASVGIDDRVEVEPADVNPAESVTVALPQNMGIRGDIGGLVRKELSGQPVTAGQDVQLPLGFGLMGGQGQAVPLKIAETDPDGTVVITDSTEVEISQQPAEQIRDERGGAAGAGGAGSTEGPDVTYEDIGGLDDELEQVREMIELPMRHPELFSRLGIEPPKGVLLHGPPGTGKTLIAKAVANEIDASFHTISGPEIMSKYYGESEEQLREVFEEAQQESPAIIFMDELDSIAPQRDEAGGDVERRVVAQLLSLMDGLEERGELVVIGATNRVDAIDPALRRGGRFDREIEIGVPDTHGREEILQVHTRNMPLAEDVEIEELAENTHGFVGADLESLAKESAMIALRRFRPELDLEADEIDAETLERLDVTEADFKKALRGIEPSALREVFVEVPDITWEDVGGLEGTKERLRETIQWPLDYPEVFEQMDVDSAKGVLLYGPPGTGKTLLAKAVANEAESNFISVKGPELLDKYVGESEKGVREIFSKARENAPTVVFFDEIDAIATERGKNSGDSGVGERVVSQLLTELDGLEELEDVVVVATTNRPDLIDSALIRPGRLDRHVHVPVPDEDARRAILEVHTREKPLADDVDLDEIASRTDGFVGADLEALAREASMNATREFINSVSPEETVESVGNVRVTMDHFEDALDEVVASVTDDTREQYQQIEERFQKSEPAEGTEPAAPTFQ
- a CDS encoding YihY/virulence factor BrkB family protein, with translation MSVVSRVVPDRLHSAASTVRAVVALARRQNLTHVAAGVAYYAFVSVVPLLLLLVAVSSLLGGEPLTDRVLALMGQQLSSSGQRAVAEMLTDTAGRGTASVVGVVVLAWSALRVFRGLDQGVREMYRDAPDSSLLEQFRNGIVVGAGLVLAITVVVFVDVVLPTVPLSVPVVGDPRRIALAVVLATVFVPIYYVLSPVDTSIRAVVPGAVVAAVGWVVLQVAFRIYADSAGRYGAYGVLGALLLFVTWLYFASIVVLLGAAVNAVRQGAKK
- a CDS encoding oxidoreductase codes for the protein MSWDRSSISEQRGRTVVVTGANSGLGYEATAAFAGHGADVVMACRSLDRGRTAAEEIRESLADAPAWASAPDAGSLTVMELDLADLDSVASFADQFGERFDELHVLCNNAGVMAVPRGETEDGFERQFGVNHLGHFALTGHLLDDLRATDGETRVVTQSSGVHEQGEIEFDDLQGEESYDKWGAYAQSKLANLLFAYELDRRLAADDENVTSVGCHPGFADTNLQARGPKEAGSTLRLWMMKAANALLGQSATQGALPMLYAATEDGIDGGEYVGPGGLLNMRGAPEIQESSAASSDEAAADRLWAVSEDLTGVEYDLPDA
- a CDS encoding ATP-binding protein translates to MASLVSALVVLGGLGGCTLCWLGYRVHRLSPRLGRGAFTLFAGTLGVGCLATALVGLVPAAGVGIGGAIWPQLPVWFWLFATYPWFLFTLQYTGTRIDVGGRTAGLLALPYAFVALQLALSPVDSGNAVLSSLGSVTFIYTVALVAGGSYLLCQSASAAGHVSLGQGVSIAAAPVLPLVVWNTMTPPAEMAPGGRAAVFAAGTGVTTLAVAVALARYDLFGTTPAIGTLGKRGLVEETDDLMLVVDDRDRVVERNGTAADVLGTDRSEAAGSPLTELLGHSTETLRRTETVSVETTAGTRQYDPQVSAVSDPHGNGLGARLSLRDVTDRELREQRLAVLNRVLRHNLRNEADVVKANAEVLDDEPRADAIIDAVDSIAALGRRTRRIDRFISESHDDARLDVGRAVERAVDDAGAADAAVSVSVDTPSSATVVSNERALTSAVESAVDNALTHADDAVAVTVTERPAGYTVRVTDDGPGIPDGELDALAAGTEPSLEHGTGLGLWQLKWAVMTLNGELSFETDGGTTVEITVPDGSESHDR
- a CDS encoding ABC transporter ATP-binding protein; translation: MSVIRTDDLRKSYGDVAALDGLSLSVESGELYGLLGPNGAGKTTAMEVLTGQTLADSGEAAVLEVDPETDPIGVRERVGILPEKESPPSFSTPREYFQFVGAVRGMADERVDEGTERWAERLSFAEKLDTLSTDLSRGQQQKTMIAGAFLHEPEVVFIDEPLANLDPIVQERVRRFLTSYREAGNTVVVSTHNVEVAAELCSRVGIVNAGELVAEVEPSELDEDETLLDVFVANVDAGEWTDDE